The genome window GTTAACTGATAAACTCAGCTGACTCTATCTGTTGATTCCATTGAATTCCTCTCTATGAAAAAACCAGGCTGTTTTGGTTGAGGAAGAACCAGACCTTCATTTCCCAACCAGAAAACTACTGATGCCATTGTAGGCCTATCCTCTGGCAGTTTTTGGACGCACAACAAACCAACTTGAATGCATCTCAATAATTGAGATTCTGAAAATGATTCTTTCAAACATTCGTCCATCAGTTCCAACGCTTTGCCTTCATTCCAAAGTAACCATGCCTAAAGTAACAAACAGAACACATTTATACAAAGGCATTCACAATAGAAAGAGTGACTAACGAAACAACTTAGTTTTGTGCTGTATCTGCTTACATGTCCCAAAAGATTGTGATGATGTTCCAAATGACTAAATTTCCTGTTCCTTTTGCCACTAATTATTTTTAGAATGATTACGCCGATACTGAATACATCTGATTTTACTGAATATTTCCCATCAACAGCATATTCTGGGGACATATATCCACTGCATCAACTCATCAAATTTTAAGTTCATGTACTGATTGAATATAATAAAGATTGTATGATGAAGGTTTGTAGAACTTACTAAGTCCCTATTACTCTCTTAGTTTTTCCTTCCGTTTGGTCTCCGCCAAAACTTTTGGCAAGGCCGAAGTCAGAAATTTTAGCATTCAAGTCACTATCTAATAAAATGTTGCTGGTCTTGAGGTCTCTATGAATAATTCTAAATCTCGAGTCCTGGTGAAGATAAAGAAGACCTCGAGATATTCCCATAGCAATTTCGAAGCGGTTCTTCCATGGAAGTGAGGCATTTCTGCTTGGATCTGCACAATGTAGGCCTAATCATTGAGGGCTGCAGGAATGTTGAGGACTTATCAAATACTAGGAGTAGTATAGTTAAAGAATCATTACCAAAAATGAAATAGTCCAAACTAGTGTTTGGCATAAACTCATAGATTAGCATCCTTTCTTTTCCTTCAAGGCAGCAACCCAAAAGCTTGACAAGGTTCCTGTGTTGCAGCTTGGAAATGAGAACGATTTCATTTCTTAACTCTTGAACGCCTTGTCCAGAATACTTTGATAGCCTCTTTACTGCTATCTCTTGTCCATTTGGTAGGATACCCTACAATGTTTTTTAGCAACAGTCAAATGTGCCAATTCTAACTAGAGGTTGAAGATCAAAGTTGATTTACCTTGTAAACTGGTCCAAAGCCACCCTCACCAATCACATTAGCAGAGGAGAAGTTTTTAGTGGCACTAGCAACAGTAACTAAATCAAACAATGGCAACTCGGGGTCTTCGTTTCCAACTTCTGCACCTGTCAGTATATATTTGTCGGTCACGAGCATGATATTAATGAGCTCTTCCATACAACAgattataaaaaaagaaaaagcaacCCAATCTTTTGGTAAAGGTGAAGAATATTAGCTAGATGGAGATTTTCTAATAAAGAATATTAGACAAAGGTACCTCTAGTATATTTTTCTGTTCTTCTGTTCTTTCTTTGGAAGGAAAACCAAGCTACAAAGCTGAGGATAAAAGCTGCTACCACTGCTGAAATGATCGCAATCAGGGCTGACCTCTTTCTCCTCCGATTCCCGTCTGAGTCTATTCAAGAAATAGTCCATAAGCAGTCTTCAATTGAAATATGAATTGGCCATTTCAGTATGAATTGTTTCAGtgatttgtttttattttgttattgaacctCTTCCCCTAAGCTAGTAATGCTTTCGGGTACTGGACTTTCCTCATCTACATTCGCGCTGCTTCTCCTGGCTGCATGGTGCTTCTACAAAGAGAGTTGAAGCACCTTCAGATTTTCAGTGTGCAGTACTTACTGAAAAAGTAGCCAATTTCAAGCTGTACTGGTAGTTAGAACATCTTTTCTGTTAGATGACCAAAGTACAGCGGACTATCTCAGGTAGTATCTAATATTACTCTGAAGCTAATATGTTTTGTGCAGCAAAAGTTTCAAGAGGTCAAGTTAGAGGCGAGTCCAATATTTATAGTGATCGATTGGGCCAGATTTGGTGTGAATcgtctctctctcacacacacacactatctCTTTGGCCAGAGCTGAAAAGTGTACAACCACCTAAGTTGCTGGGATTCGGGTGGGGTTGTCTAATACGGGTGCGGATGTTTAAGGATACGGTTGCGAGGATTctgctaaaaataattcaaatatctaaaaatagagttataaaaatatTTCTAAATTATGAGACATTACGTAAAAAACTTGCAAGGTATTCTAAGAAGGAGAAATGCAGCTCCTGCTTGTATGGCACCTCAAAGGGGGGGAAATGCAGATAAGACACTTGATGGATGATAAAACCTTAGACAATTTTTCTTATGTTTCAGTAAGTTAGCAACACCACCCGGTCGACTCAGCGGCAGATCTAAGATTTTGAGTTCATGGGTGCTTAATTTTTTTTGACGTAACGTTACTATGTATTATTATATTGTATAAGTACACAACTAGTTGAACACACATGTGAAAAAAGTTAAGAAGAAAACCCATATTTTAATATTATGGACACAGTAAATCTGTGATGAATATGCAATTGGCCAAATAAAAAGAAGATCGGTGGATTTTACCTTTCTGGAGgaactgtttatctttaaaagGGATTGAACTTTGGGATTTCTTTTAAGATGATTTTTTTCTTTGCTATAGAGAATTAGgtaaattaaaagaaaaacataaagcTAAAAACAAAGGTTAGcaaaaaagaaatttaaaaaaagtaGTATTGGGTTAAGAAAGTGTGCTTGAAAAGTAAAAAAGAACTAAttgagaaaaatatttaaaaaataaataaaaagaagaagaaagaaagtagCCTTGAATATAAGGAAAGGAAATTGTTTGCTTGGTTAAAAAAAATACTGTGGTGAGATGGAGTTTCGAACACCCGCCCCCAGCAAGATTTAATCTTCCAGCACCCTTTCCTAACCGCAGCACCCATCACAGTTTATTTTACCCAGGTGCTTTTTGACctttatatatattttcttaagTTTTTTATGGAGTTATACCTACATTAAGTTAAGGTTAATGGGTGCTTAAGCACCCAAATTTTACATGTAGATCCGTCCATGAGGGTCGTCATAGTTGGTTAAAAGTATTTTTATCATTTACGAATCAATTAACATATTACCAACTATTACAGCACCTAATCAactttaaatcaagtaagtacATAAGATAGTAGAGTTCCTTCAATTCTAAAGAGTTGTGAATCTATATTGTATAATAAAATGAGAAAATGGTACAGGGTAGGGTCATTACCTAATTCTGAAGCAGCGACTCTCACGAACAGGTCTTGCTCATTGTGGCTCAACTCTCTAATATCAATGAGTTCTCCAAACCATAGTAAGCATCCACTTCCACCATTTATAACATCAAGATTTGAGTAGGCTGTGCAATTGCAATCAGTCAAGCACATTTTTTTGCATTCTTCAAGGTTCATGCTCTGATTATACCACGAGTGTCTAGAATCCGGCATTTTAATACCCGTCATTTTAAGAAAATCATCTTGGTTACAAACCAAAGAAGTTCTCCTTACACAACCACTAGATCAGTCCGCTGCATACCATTGATTCGGATACCTGTGAAGAcataattatgtaatcaaaataaACTTCCACTTGCTTGACCTGGGGATAAGAATTTAGCCATGGGGCGAGGGAGCTTGTGAAgacataattaaataattaaaaatgtGCCCTCCCTAATAACATAAGAAGAAATAGTCACACAATTAAACAAATACCTAGGCTCGAAACCTCTCAGACAGTCACATGGAGGTGAGTTATTGATGTTGCAGCTTGCATAATGTCCACATAAAGCAAAACGATCACAGTTACCAAATTGTGTTGTCAAGTAGAGAAACTAGCTCTGACTGTGCTCTATCCATGTTAGGTGCTCTACAACCCCATCTGTGTCGATCACCACCCTGGTGGGCAGGGACGCATTCATAATCCTTGTGTTGATATTgtcttctctatttgctttgtgtgtgattgtgtgccAGTTAACTCTCCatcttccgcaacaattggtatcagagtaagGGTTTGAGTTTCGGCATATAATCTAGGGTTAAaatatcttcatcatattcaacAAAGTACGAAATAGAGAAATTTGATAGGGGTTTTAGTTTCAGTCTATGAAAGATTAGGATGAAATCATCCCTGTGTTACAAGGATTATGGAAGGCAATTGATGAGGATTTTCTTGAAGAGATGAAAGAGACAGAGAAGGCAGACCTAAAAGAGAGGGCTTTGAGTACCATCTTCATGAGCGTTACAAATAACGTTCTTCGGAAAATTGCTGAAGAAACTTCTGCATCAATGGCATGGAAGAAGCTAGAAGATCTGTAGTCTAAGAAATCGCTGAATAACCGTCTCTACCTGAAAAAGAGGTTATACTATCTCCGTATGAACGCGAAGGTACACCTGATAAAACTCACCTTGATGAATTTAATTCAATTACAATGGACCTGAAGAATGTGAATATCAAAATTGAGAGTGAGGATCAAGCCTTGATTGTGTTATGTTCTTTATTACCATCTTATGATACTTTTGCCGATACACTGCTATATGGGAAAGATAGTATTTCATTGGAAGATGTTAGTAATGCACTAAAGTCTAAAGAGTTGAAAAGGAGCTTTTCAGACAGCAGATTTGAGGCGAGGGTCTTGTGTGTAGAGGAAGAACACAACAAAAAGACTTTAACAGGAAAAAGCCAACCGCCAGATCGAAGTCTAGAGCAATGAAGCAAAACTGTTATGAGTACGGAGAGCAAGGTCACTACAAGATAGATTATCCTAAGCTGAAAGAGAAAAGAGGGAAGCAGAAAATAGATAATTCTGCAAATATTGTTGACACTAGCAATAATTCTGATGATAGTGACTATGTAGAGGAAGTCTGTGCTATGATTTCTAGTCACGAGCAGAATTTCTGGGTTCTTGATTCTAGTGCTAATTTCTACATCTATCCACACAAGAATTGATTTACAACTTACAAGCAGACGAGTGAGACTGTCTACATGGAAGATGATAATCTATTACCAGTAGAGGGGATTGGTAACATCAAATTGAGAATGTTCGATGGAATTATCAAAAACATTGAGTGTTAGCATATTCCTCGGATAAAGAGAAATTTGATTTCCCTTTCGATTTTGGATGATCAAGGGTATCATTTTCATTCCGAGAATGGAATACTTAAAGTGTGTAAAGGCTTCATGGTACTCATAAAGGGTAAACTGCATTCTTAATTATATCATCTTCAGGGCAGTGTAGTTGAAGGTGAAGCTGTTGTAGCTCCTGAAAAAAGTGATCTAAATCAATCTCAGTTGTGGCACTTGCGACTTGGTTATATGAGTGACAAGAGATTGTCTTTGTTGAGCAAGTAGAATTTGCTGGATGTATACAAAAAGtaagttttgaatttttgtgagcatTGTGTGTTTGGTAAACAGACAAGAGTAAAATTCAGTAAGAGGGTAGAGCACAAGACCATAGACAAGTTAGATTATATGTACATTCAGACTTGTGGGGTCCAAACAGAGTTCTCTCCAAGAGTGGTGCCGggtattttatgactttgattGATGATTACTCAAGGATGGTGTGAGtatattttctaaaaataaaaGATGAGGCTTTTTCGACATTTGTTAAATGGAAGACAATGGTTGAGAGGCAGACGGAAAGAAAAGTTAATCATCTTCGGACTAACAATGGATTGGAATTTTTCAATCTTGAGTTTAATAATTTCTACAGCATAGAGGGCATAGTAAGACACCGCACTTATGTCAGAACACCATAACAGAATGGTGTTGCAGAATGTATGAACAAAATGTTTTATGATAGGGCACGAAGAATGCTTTCACACTCTTGTGTTAGCAAAGATTTTTGGGTTGAAGCAATCAATACAACTTATTATTTGGTCAACAAATCTCCATCCATAACTATTTAGTtcaaaactccttttgaggtttgGTCTGGTTCGCCAGCTGATCATTCAAATTTAAGGATATTTGGTCGTCCCGCTTATGTTCATGTGAGGGGTGAAAAACTTGAGTCGCGGGTAAAGAAGTACATATTTTTAGGGTATGCAATTGGAGTGAAAGGTTATAGGTTGTGGTACACAGATCAAAAGACTCTATGGCTAATTATCAGTAAGAATATAACATTCAATAAATCTGCCTCAATGGACAGTCAGAGGGAGACGACAATAGTAGAAACAAATCGTGGTGTCAGTGACCGCATAGAGCTAAAAATTGAAACCTCACTAGCTCGGCACGGTAGTTCTAAAGTAGAGGAAGTGGAGGAGGtttaaaatattgatcaagatgATAATATTGATGCACCTGCCCAACAATAACCATATAGCATTGCAACAGGCAGAGAGAAGAGAGTGATTAACCGACCACAAAGTTTACAAACGTAGTTGATGGGAATTTTCTTGGATATACGAATCCTATGAGATTTGCTTTGGCAGTTGCAGAGATTGTTGAtaattttgagtgttatagctatTCAGAAGCTATTTTTAGTGTAGAACCAAATTGACGGATTAGTGTTATGgctgaagaaattgagtctcttaACAAGTTTAGATGTTGCCTAGACATGGTTGATGTGTGCGGCAATGGGTAGAGCCCTTGCGAGGGCTGAGGGCAAGGTAGAGAAGCGTGTTCCTATTGATGAAGAAAATTCAAGCCAAAAAGAAGATTTGTTATTTGTGGCTTGAATTACTTCCTTGTATTTTTAGGAAACCTATAATCCCTATAGGTTTGGCAAAACTCATTATTCCGTTCCTTGTCAAATTAGGAAACCTTTCTCTTATAGGTTTGAGACTATTTGGGATCTATATATATGGGTGGTAGTTGGTGATTCTATAGATTGTATTGTGCTTTTCTTCTCATCATAGTGGAAAACTCTCTGCTTTTGCCCCCGACGATTAGGCTTTGCCGATCCTTGTTAAATCCTTATGTTGattttttcttctctatttgctttgtgtgtgattgtgtgctaGTTAACCTATGATTACGTAACAAACCCAGACGACAGTTCCAGTTGCTATATTCTTGTACCATATGCCAACATAGCGATTATTGGAATTTCCGGGGCTGAAAAATCCAAGTTCATAAAAATCGCCAGCTGAAACAATTGTGTCACCATCTCTAATGGGTTTATCTGTAGTGATCGTGTCTAATGCTGCGGAAGTTAGTAAGACCAAGAGAAAATGGGATCAAATGAATGAATAACTGAAATGTGAATTGGAGTTATTGGAAGCATCTTATCTAAATGGCTCATTTTATTTGTTTCCGAGAATTCTTAGTGAAGGTTTATCACGGCTTCTACATTTTATTGGCAACAACCTAAAATTTTCTCCTGTGAATTCTTTTTAACTTTTTTACGAGCCAATCACTTCAGTTTACTGATCAATTGAACAATATCTTTTCCCAATTGAGTAATTCGTTCAACTTAACTGTTGGAGGCATGAAGGCGGCTAAGAGCTAGGATGTGAAAGTCTCAACTGTTCAAAGTTGTACACCTTTGACTCTCCAGTTCCCCAGTTGcagataaaaaaatatttacaaactTTGTGTTTATTAAAGCAATAAATGCACGATGTAAATACTTAATGGTGATTAAATTAATTGATATTGTCACCTCATTTTAATATGTCTGTTAAGATTTAGACATACCTACTAAGAGAACTATTCAATTAATTGCATTACCCATAAGTAATATGACCTCTATTCTCCTTTAGTAATCCACAACGAACCTTGTAGTTACTTGAGAATACTATAAATGAAGTACGTATTTTATCACAATACCCACAATAATAATACTCTTtttgtttcaatttagataaCGCATTTTACTTATCGAGAGTCAAACTGTGTGAAGGTTgaccaatattttaaaatatattgttATCGTATTGACATGAGAAAAATTACAACTTTTACTACTTTTCGTGTAGTTTTTGAatattcaaattttaattttaaaatactaagGTGAACTAATTTAATTTAGCTTCAAAGTTTAGTCAAATTGACTCTCGATAAGCGAAAtatatcatctaaattgaaacggagagagtaatAAATAATCTCAATAATACGAggaaatgatttgaaatgagtagttaataataagagtaaaagagaAAGTAATATTTTTCCTCTATATTTGCTAAAGTGAAAAAAAATAATTGTTGGCAGATACTTGTCATTTTAGACACAAGAGAGAATTAATTATTCTCTTTTCAAATTAACCCTTTCGCATCAATTGTTCCAGAATTAAGAAGCACGTAAATAGACAAAGATTAAAGAATTAATAAGGAGACTAGACTAGTCAAATTGCtgtttttattaatattttcttaatgaGAATGTAAAATCTTATCCTGATAGCAAAATGGGAATAgagaaaaagtaattttttaaaagTGACAGAGAAAAAGAATATGAGGAAATATACTTTAGTTCAAACATCATGTAGGTATAAATATTTTCCGTTTCAGACCAACCCCTTTACCCTTCTTATCAGTGTTCTTCCTCTCACTGgctatttatatttgtgatggaGAAGGGAGTGATGGAAAAGGATACTTCCTCCAactttctctttttccttttcctGATGTAATCAGTCGGGTCAAATTGAACAATTTCAGCTTTAAGGTATTGACGCAtttgtttcttcttttttcctttcatATTGTGATAAAGTCCCCATGTTACATTCAACTGAGGAAAAAACAGAGGACAAGTTTAATCTTCTAATTGAACTCTTGGAATTTGTTCAGAAAGAACATGGCGAAGCGTTATTGCGTAATGTTTTTATACGAAGAAAGTGTATATCAAGTCATTTGCCCTACCACGataaaaacaataacaaaaaaaaaaaaaatgtctaaGTAGGGTGGGGGGTGTGCGCCTTGTGTAAGGTAGATGAGGTGTTTCCTATAAATCCTCGGTTCAAGAAAAGCATTCAAGAAAGGTTTGAAAAAATATTGTCAATAAACTGTCAGTTTTAGTTACTCCGTCATATATACACTAGTACTGTTGAAACAAGACAAAGTAAATGCATTTCACTTCTAAAATCCAATTGTATTTTATGTCTATCTTGGCTCTAGGACTGTTAACGACACGTTGTTACTGAGACATCCTTCATCAGCTGACTCTGTTGATTCCATTGAATTCCTCTCTACGTAAAAACCAGGCTGCTTTGGTTGAGGAAGAACCAAATCCTCATTTCCCAACCAGAAAACTACTGACGCCATTGTAGGCCTATCCTCTGGTAGTTTTTGGACGCACAACAAACCAACCTGAATGCATCTCAACACTTGAGATTCTGAAAATGATTCTTCCAAACATTCGTCCATCAGTTCCAACGCTTTGCCTTCATTCCAAAGTAACCATGCCTAAAGTAACAAACAGAACACATTTATACAGTTGCATTTACAAAGAGTCAAATTAAGGGATCGAAGTTCTGCGCCATATATGCTTACATGTCCCAAAAGATTGTGATGATGTTCCAAATGACGAAATCTCCTGTTCCTTCTGCCGCTAACTATTTCTAGAATGATTACACCGATGCTGAATACATCTGATTTTACTGAATATTTCCCATCAACAGCATATTCTGGGGACATATATCCACTGCATCAACTCAACCAATTTACGTTCATGTACTGACCGAATGTAATAAAGATTCAATGGTGAAGGTTTGTAGAACTTACTATGTCCCTATTACTCTCTTTGTTTTTCCTTCCACTTGGTCTCCGCCCAAAATTTTGGCAAGGCCAAAATCAGAAATTTTGGCATTCATGCCGCTATCTAATAAAATGTTGCTGGTTTTGAGATCTCTGTGAATAATTCTTAATCTTGAGTCCTGGTGAAGATAAAGAAGACCTCGAGATATTCCCATAGCAATTTCAAAGCGGTTCTTCCATGGAAGTGAGGGATTTCTGCTTGGATCTGCACAATGTATCATTGAGGGCTTGCAGGAATATCGAGGACTTATCAAATACTAGGAGTAGTATTTAGTTAAAGAATCATTACCAAAAATGAAATAGTCCAAGCTAGTGTTTGGCATAAACTCATAGATTAGCATCCTTTCTTCTCCTTCAAGGCAACAGCCCAAAAGCTTGACAAGGTTCCTGTGCTGCAGCTTGGAAATGAGAACGATTTCATTTTTTAACTCTTGAACGCCTTGTCCAGAATACTTTGATAGCCTCTTTACTGCTATCTCTTGTCCATTTGGTA of Nicotiana tomentosiformis chromosome 7, ASM39032v3, whole genome shotgun sequence contains these proteins:
- the LOC104114964 gene encoding G-type lectin S-receptor-like serine/threonine-protein kinase SD1-1 gives rise to the protein MTGIKMPDSRHSWYNQSMNLEECKKMCLTDCNCTAYSNLDVINGGSGCLLWFGELIDIRELSHNEQDLFVRVAASELDSDGNRRRKRSALIAIISAVVAAFILSFVAWFSFQRKNRRTEKYTRGAEVGNEDPELPLFDLVTVASATKNFSSANVIGEGGFGPVYKGILPNGQEIAVKRLSKYSGQGVQELRNEIVLISKLQHRNLVKLLGCCLEGKERMLIYEFMPNTSLDYFIFDPSRNASLPWKNRFEIAMGISRGLLYLHQDSRFRIIHRDLKTSNILLDSDLNAKISDFGLAKSFGGDQTEGKTKRVIGTYGYMSPEYAVDGKYSVKSDVFSIGVIILKIISGKRNRKFSHLEHHHNLLGHAWLLWNEGKALELMDECLKESFSESQLLRCIQVGLLCVQKLPEDRPTMASVVFWLGNEGLVLPQPKQPGFFIERNSMESTDRVS